Below is a genomic region from Helianthus annuus cultivar XRQ/B chromosome 2, HanXRQr2.0-SUNRISE, whole genome shotgun sequence.
CTAGTCGATTACTTAATGAAATTGTGCTTATTTGTGTAAAATTCATAATCACCACCTAaagtgataagtgggttttgtgaaacttgataaacactaggattaaagtggttgttctagtgtaattgaAACTTTGTTAAGTGAATCCAGAATTATAAAATCAGGACTATATGACAAGCTATGAACTTGTTAGTGAatcatgtaaaattctgcccATAAAGTGTTTGCATAAATGCCTCAAAGAATGCTTAAAACTGAGAATTTAAGTTAAAACGCATAATTACGATGTTTCAGCAAGTTATGCGATATGTGATTTAAAGAGAGTTCTAAATATGCCATacttgaactctataggaaaggacgcCGGAgcatcaagcggacaagccggtgacAACTTGCGTTTGAAGGGTccactttgaaggtatgtaacttaaATCGTTACATTGGGTAATTTAATAATTAGCATACGTGTAGTCGAATCTTAGAATAGAAGTTGAGCTGAATTAAAGCGATAATGTTCGCTATGTTGAATAATAGATAAAGAATTGGTTAGATCGCATTGGTAGTCATCAAAATGGAGGATTCCAtagatgagccaaacgggtcgaataatcaaatGATGTGAGGTTAATGCATTGTAGTATGATCATTCGGTCATCGTCATTGTTCGTGAAAGACACATTAGAATACGAGAAATCAGTGTGTTAATCGTTAGAATGAGAAATCTTGGAATCGGGTTTGGGCAAAATAACCAAATCAAACAAAACATGGATTTGCAgtggctaccgtaaattacggtatccaccgtaatttacggtagagatCAAATGTTTACGGTGGTTTACCCCTGAATTACGCTGGACCAGAATGATAAAATGACTATCGTAACTTACGGTGgataccgtaagttacggtagagtcTGGAAACGTTGGCTAAGTTCTGTATATCATAGCAAATCGAATCTGTTTCTAATGTAGTTTCGATTAAACCATAATTCCATGAACTCTAATACTAATgtttaatgtaaacatttcagtttctaGGTATTCAAGGATTACGGATGACGGTCAAGCAagcttttgaagaaccgaacacgaacttttgaagcttccgcataaATTAACTCTGTTTAAACAATGTTATGATGTAAACCGTTTGCTAGACAACTTATGGATGTTTTAATTAATCGGTAGATAACTAATGTTTGTTACCTTAGAACTTGGTTCTGGAAACTAAGGCTTTAACTTTAGACATCTTTTGTATAAAATCTTATGATTTATTACTAAATTCTAGTAGAAattttaagggtgttacaagttggtaatcagagcttaaggttgtcaacaagtgttcggttcaagcttgatcgatcgtccggtaaggaattaacttattatgttaGTAGATTATACCTTGTGTAAGAAAAGAGATGTGAATGGatgtgcatgggaagagtgtgttaattcactcaaacccggaaagtgcactaaaagtgaacggttaaagcaagctaggaacttggctaaaccgaaacaaataaagttatgttacaaatgaaatgtttaacgtttaatgtaaacatttcagtttcaagatgtcgGAAGGAAATGATGATGATCCGGTGCAGACAAGCACCGAACGAATGAAAGAGATTATTGCCGAAGAAGTTGGGAAGGCAATTGAAAGTGGTCTATCCGGGTTTATAGACAAAATACAAAACACGGTGTTATCATTAGTTGAAGAACGGGTCAAAAGGTTGGAAGATAGTGTCAACCTTATGAAAGATAAAACGGGAGAACTTAAAGGGTGCTCATATAAAGAATTTATGGCGTGCAAAGATGGATAAGTGACGTTGAAGGAGTGTTCGAACGAACCCACTGTGACGTAGGTGACTTTGTTGCTTACGGAATGGGTCAATTGAGAAatcaagccaaggattggtgggacaataaaaagaaggaaatggGAGCCGAAGCGGCAAGGGCcatgacttgggatgagtttAAGGAACTGTtccttaaacaccatagtcccaaagcAGTTATCAACCGGATCAAAGGGGAATTTATCCAGTTAAGACAAAAGGGAGAATCAATTGATAAGATTACGGGCATCTTCATGGATAAGCTGAGATTTTGTGACAAGTTAGTCACCACTGAAGAGCAGAAGATATACTATTATTACAACATGCTGAGTGCTGAATACCGGGAGTTTATAACTCCCTCAAAATATGAAACTCTCACAGAAATCATCAACACCGCCCGGGAGCGGGAAATCGAGTTAAAGAAGCAAGTTGAGAGGGGTGAGCGAAGGGCACaagatgtgaatccaagccctacaaagaaagctAGAACTGCTGAATCGGGGAAGAAACTGGAGGCTaaaggcgggtcgccaagttgcCAAGTATGTGGAAAGGGGCACAAAGGTGAGTGTCGCTTCAAAGACAAACCGTGTCCGGTATGTGGGAAGACGGGACACACTGTATTGCTATGTCCCAGAAAAGTTTCCGTTTGCTACAAATGTTATCAACCCGGCCACAAAAAGTCTGAATGTCCCGAGTTGGTTGGAAAGAGAGACACAAAAGAGTCTCCAACAGAAGCTCCCAAAGCGAAGGCTAGGTCCTTCCAACTTACCGCGGCTGAAGCAAAaacagaacccgatgtggtctcaggtatattcagaATTAACTCAATTCCAGCACGTGTActgtttgatacgggtgcgaataaatccttcatttcgcATGGATTTATTCGGCATCCTTCTTTTATATTAACAAAGTtatctgtgcccttagaagttgaaataggggacaacaaaagttttatagtttgtgatgtttgtcgaggctgcaaattaagcattgacgatgaagaataCTTGATAGACCTAATCCCGATGTGAATGGCGgaatttcaagtagtcgttgggatggattggctatctcagcaCCACGCATTGGTCGTGTGTTTTCGTAAGGAGATAAAGTTAATATCTCTGAGCGGGAAGCACGTCACTATCTTGGTGAAAAAGGAGGCAACCCCATagtatgctcaatgttgaaagctcacaagcttatGAAGCGAGGATGAAAggcattcatgatatacgcaaatgaACCCGAGAAAGAATCACGGAAGATTgaagatgtaccggtagtacgagaCTATGAAGATGTGTTTCCGGAGGATTTGCCGGGGGTACCGCCTGAAtgggaagtagagttcgggatcgaattgattctgggcgcaaaacccgtagcaaaagcaccataccgactcgcaccatcggaactacaagagttgatgtcccaaattcaagacctacttgacaaggg
It encodes:
- the LOC118485592 gene encoding uncharacterized protein LOC118485592, with protein sequence MGQLRNQAKDWWDNKKKEMGAEAARAMTWDEFKELFLKHHSPKAVINRIKGEFIQLRQKGESIDKITGIFMDKLRFCDKLVTTEEQKIYYYYNMLSAEYREFITPSKYETLTEIINTAREREIELKKQVERGERRAQDVNPSPTKKARTAESGKKLEAKGGSPSCQVCGKGHKGECRFKDKPCPVCGKTGHTVLLCPRKVSVCYKCYQPGHKKSECPELVGKRDTKESPTEAPKAKARSFQLTAAEAKTEPDVVSDEETTPEFTETTTESRL